A section of the Sphingomonas ginsenosidivorax genome encodes:
- a CDS encoding DEAD/DEAH box helicase, producing the protein MSFADLGLSDELLKAVTDSGYTEPTPIQAGAIPSVLMMRDIIGIAQTGTGKTASFVLPMIDILAHGRSRARMPRSLILEPTRELAAQVAENFEKYGVNSHLSMALLIGGVSMGDQLAALEKGVDVLIATPGRLMDLFGRGKILLTGCSMLVIDEADRMLDMGFIPDIEEICTKLPKTRQTLLFSATMPPPIKKLADKFLSNPKTIEVSRPASTNLNIKQYLVTVASQSAKRDTLRRLLDQAEVTNAIIFCNRKTTVRDLNKILKQAGLKSGEIHGDMEQRERLAELELFKTGAVNVLVASDVAARGLDIKGVSTVINYDAPWHPDDYVHRIGRTGRAGATGTAYTFVAPDDAENIQNIEKLTGQTIERLGTPAKAEPVETATPAEEAEAPRRSRPRRAPRADTVAPAVEAEVLAEIAAKPKRAERPRRAESELVQPVREDRPRREERPRREEPVAAAQREPVREQRVETRRPEPKRAEPRRARQDDDTPDTGWNGPVPDFLSAVIGG; encoded by the coding sequence ATGAGCTTCGCCGATCTCGGCCTATCCGACGAACTGCTGAAGGCGGTCACCGACTCCGGCTATACCGAGCCGACTCCGATCCAGGCAGGCGCGATCCCGTCGGTGCTGATGATGCGCGACATCATCGGCATCGCGCAGACCGGCACCGGCAAGACCGCGTCGTTCGTGCTGCCGATGATCGACATCCTGGCGCACGGTCGCAGCCGCGCCCGGATGCCGCGCTCGCTGATCCTCGAACCGACGCGCGAACTCGCCGCGCAGGTCGCGGAGAATTTCGAGAAATACGGCGTCAACTCGCATCTCTCGATGGCGCTGCTGATCGGCGGCGTGTCGATGGGCGACCAGCTCGCCGCGCTCGAAAAGGGCGTCGACGTGCTGATCGCGACCCCGGGCCGGCTGATGGACCTGTTCGGGCGCGGCAAGATCCTGCTCACCGGCTGTTCGATGCTCGTCATCGACGAGGCCGACCGGATGCTCGACATGGGGTTCATCCCTGATATCGAGGAAATCTGCACCAAGCTGCCCAAGACCCGCCAGACCCTGCTCTTCTCCGCGACGATGCCGCCGCCGATCAAGAAGCTGGCCGACAAGTTCCTGTCGAACCCCAAGACGATCGAGGTCTCGCGCCCTGCCTCGACCAACCTCAACATCAAGCAGTATCTCGTTACCGTCGCGAGCCAGAGCGCCAAGCGCGACACGCTGCGCCGCCTGCTCGACCAGGCCGAGGTGACCAACGCGATCATCTTCTGCAACCGCAAGACGACGGTCCGCGACCTCAACAAGATCCTCAAGCAGGCCGGATTGAAGTCGGGCGAGATCCACGGCGACATGGAACAGCGCGAGCGCCTCGCCGAGCTCGAGCTGTTCAAGACCGGGGCGGTCAACGTGCTCGTCGCCTCCGACGTCGCGGCGCGCGGTCTGGACATCAAGGGCGTCTCGACCGTCATCAACTATGACGCGCCGTGGCACCCCGACGACTATGTCCACCGCATCGGCCGCACCGGCCGCGCGGGTGCGACGGGCACCGCCTACACCTTCGTCGCGCCCGACGATGCCGAGAACATCCAGAACATCGAGAAGCTGACCGGCCAGACGATCGAACGCCTGGGCACCCCCGCCAAGGCCGAACCCGTCGAGACCGCCACGCCGGCCGAGGAGGCCGAGGCCCCGCGCCGCAGCCGCCCCCGTCGCGCACCGCGCGCCGACACGGTGGCCCCTGCGGTCGAGGCCGAAGTGCTCGCCGAGATCGCCGCCAAGCCGAAGCGTGCAGAGCGGCCGCGCCGTGCCGAATCCGAGCTCGTGCAGCCCGTCCGCGAAGACCGTCCCCGCCGCGAAGAGCGCCCCCGTCGCGAGGAGCCCGTCGCCGCGGCCCAGCGCGAGCCGGTCCGCGAGCAGCGCGTAGAGACGCGCCGCCCCGAGCCAAAGCGCGCCGAACCGCGCCGCGCCCGCCAGGACGACGATACGCCGGACACTGGCTGGAACGGTCCGGTCCCCGACTTCCTCAGTGCCGTCATCGGAGGCTAA
- a CDS encoding thioredoxin family protein, with product MSAFRFAAVALAATALAAPAVSKVAAPRVSAASFTNLASPLPLPYDEKANADAQVAAARNRALKSHKRLLIDLGGNWCLDCRLLAGTIDLPEVKRFVDAHFVVVTVDVGRFDKNGQIAARYGIKGRLKGVPAVLVVDPRTNKLLNAGHETDLSDARSAGPQALADWLAGWAA from the coding sequence ATGTCCGCATTTCGTTTTGCCGCAGTCGCGCTCGCTGCCACGGCGCTCGCTGCGCCCGCCGTCTCGAAGGTCGCCGCGCCGCGCGTGAGCGCCGCGAGCTTCACCAATCTCGCGAGCCCGCTGCCGCTGCCGTACGACGAGAAGGCGAATGCCGACGCGCAGGTCGCCGCCGCGCGCAACCGTGCGCTCAAGTCGCACAAGCGGCTGCTGATCGACCTCGGCGGCAACTGGTGCCTCGACTGCCGCCTGCTGGCCGGCACGATCGACCTTCCCGAAGTGAAGCGCTTCGTCGACGCGCATTTCGTCGTCGTCACGGTCGATGTCGGCCGCTTCGACAAGAACGGCCAGATCGCCGCGCGCTACGGCATCAAGGGCCGGCTGAAGGGCGTCCCCGCCGTGCTGGTCGTCGATCCGCGGACCAACAAGCTGCTCAACGCCGGCCACGAGACCGACCTGTCCGACGCCCGCTCGGCAGGCCCCCAAGCGCTCGCCGACTGGCTCGCAGGCTGGGCGGCGTAA
- a CDS encoding glutathione S-transferase family protein: protein MTLTFYTNPMSRGRIARWMLEEVGAPYETVVLDYASSMKGAAYLAVNPMGKVPAIVHDGRVVTEGAAICAYLAEAFPEAGLAPTADERADYYRWLFYAAGPVEAAVTNRSLGVVPTDDQQRMVGYGSFDTMLDTLEAAVSAHPFIAGDRFTAADVYVGSQVMWGQMFGSMPKRDAFLAYGARLAEREAYTRAAAIDDALIAKPA, encoded by the coding sequence ATGACGCTCACTTTCTACACCAATCCGATGTCACGCGGGCGCATCGCGCGCTGGATGCTCGAGGAGGTCGGCGCGCCGTACGAGACGGTGGTGCTCGACTATGCGTCGTCGATGAAGGGCGCCGCGTATCTGGCGGTCAACCCGATGGGCAAGGTGCCGGCGATCGTCCATGACGGGCGGGTAGTGACCGAGGGCGCGGCGATCTGCGCGTATCTGGCAGAGGCATTTCCCGAGGCGGGGCTGGCGCCGACCGCGGACGAGCGCGCGGATTATTATCGATGGCTGTTCTATGCGGCGGGGCCCGTCGAGGCCGCGGTGACGAACAGGTCGCTGGGGGTGGTGCCGACCGACGACCAGCAGCGGATGGTCGGCTATGGGTCGTTCGACACGATGCTCGACACGCTCGAGGCGGCGGTTTCGGCACATCCGTTCATCGCCGGCGACCGGTTCACCGCGGCCGACGTCTATGTCGGCAGCCAGGTGATGTGGGGGCAGATGTTCGGCTCGATGCCGAAGCGCGATGCGTTCCTGGCCTATGGCGCGCGGCTGGCGGAGCGCGAGGCGTACACGCGTGCCGCGGCGATCGACGATGCGCTGATCGCGAAGCCAGCCTGA
- a CDS encoding dienelactone hydrolase family protein yields MCDDHTTEDNGAYLGGVSRRQFGAMTGAAGIAMLLPAPANAATIKGRDVTIATPDGTADAYFVAPATGRHPGVLVWPDVMGLRPAFRQMADRLAQSGYAVLVVNQFYRSTKAPFLKPGESYDQPEVKARIAPFRAALSTEGTVRDGIAFTSFLDKQPQVDRKRGMASTGYCMGGPMVMLTAAAVPGRIRAGATFHGGGMVTDKPDSPHLRIPQMKARYLIAIAANDDARSPTEKDTLRTAFAAAKLPAEIEVYQGAMHGWCPPDSRVYNAAQADRAWGRMLALFETALV; encoded by the coding sequence ATGTGTGACGACCATACCACCGAGGACAATGGCGCGTATTTGGGCGGCGTCTCACGCCGTCAGTTCGGTGCGATGACCGGCGCTGCAGGGATCGCGATGCTGCTGCCCGCGCCTGCCAACGCCGCCACGATCAAGGGCCGCGACGTGACCATCGCGACGCCCGACGGCACCGCGGACGCCTATTTCGTGGCGCCGGCGACCGGCCGGCATCCCGGCGTGCTGGTGTGGCCCGACGTCATGGGGCTGCGGCCGGCGTTCCGGCAGATGGCCGACCGCCTCGCCCAGTCGGGCTATGCGGTGCTGGTCGTCAACCAGTTCTACCGCTCGACCAAGGCGCCGTTCCTGAAACCCGGTGAATCCTACGACCAGCCCGAGGTGAAAGCGCGGATCGCGCCGTTCCGCGCGGCGCTCAGCACCGAGGGCACGGTGCGCGACGGCATCGCCTTCACGAGCTTCCTCGACAAGCAGCCGCAGGTCGATCGCAAGCGCGGGATGGCGAGCACCGGATATTGCATGGGCGGACCGATGGTGATGCTGACCGCGGCCGCCGTGCCGGGGCGGATCCGCGCCGGCGCGACCTTCCATGGCGGCGGGATGGTGACCGACAAGCCCGACAGCCCGCACCTGCGCATCCCGCAGATGAAGGCGCGCTACCTGATCGCGATCGCGGCGAACGACGATGCGCGGTCGCCGACCGAGAAGGACACGCTCAGGACCGCGTTCGCCGCGGCGAAGCTGCCCGCCGAGATCGAGGTCTATCAAGGCGCGATGCACGGCTGGTGCCCGCCCGACAGCCGCGTCTACAACGCCGCGCAGGCCGACAGGGCGTGGGGACGGATGCTCGCGCTGTTCGAGACCGCGCTCGTCTGA
- a CDS encoding MBL fold metallo-hydrolase: MATAPTAPTAPTDLAPIRHKGLTYPFGDAEPAPGGTMRVAPGIAWVRLTVPGPLKHVNCWVLDDADSRGEGVALVDTGMNTADARDAWKAVFKGPLAGTRVTKMVGTHFHPDHIGLAGWMCDRHDAPLVMTRGEWLTARMLLGDASETVPEAQIAFWRGGGWDDAQVAHASMQGWALFRLVTRPLPLGYTRIADGDTLTIGARDWRVVVGSGHSPEHACLYDAEAGVLIGGDQVLPRISPNVSLGATEPNADPLGEWFASIAKLKTLPDNLLVLPGHGAPFTGLRARLDAMDREHRERLDELEAFLTEPRRAVDCFGRLFRRAIGPEMLGMATGESLAHLRRLEVEGRAVRDTVDGVWWWRAT; the protein is encoded by the coding sequence ATGGCCACCGCACCCACCGCACCCACCGCACCCACCGACCTCGCCCCGATCCGCCACAAGGGCCTGACCTACCCGTTCGGCGACGCCGAGCCCGCCCCCGGCGGCACGATGCGAGTCGCGCCCGGGATCGCATGGGTCCGGCTCACGGTGCCCGGCCCGCTGAAGCATGTGAACTGCTGGGTCCTCGACGATGCGGACTCGCGCGGCGAGGGCGTCGCGCTGGTCGATACCGGGATGAACACCGCGGACGCGCGCGATGCGTGGAAGGCGGTCTTCAAGGGGCCGCTGGCCGGCACGCGCGTCACCAAGATGGTCGGGACGCATTTCCATCCCGATCATATCGGCCTCGCGGGATGGATGTGCGACCGCCACGATGCGCCGCTGGTGATGACCCGCGGCGAATGGCTGACCGCGCGGATGCTGCTCGGCGATGCGAGCGAGACGGTCCCCGAGGCGCAGATCGCGTTCTGGCGTGGCGGCGGGTGGGACGACGCGCAGGTCGCGCATGCCAGCATGCAGGGCTGGGCGTTGTTCCGCCTCGTCACCCGGCCGTTGCCGCTGGGCTATACGCGCATCGCGGATGGCGACACGCTGACGATCGGTGCACGCGACTGGCGGGTCGTGGTCGGATCGGGCCACAGCCCGGAACATGCGTGCCTTTACGACGCGGAGGCGGGCGTGCTGATCGGAGGGGACCAGGTGTTGCCGCGGATCAGCCCCAACGTGTCGCTGGGGGCCACCGAGCCGAACGCGGATCCGCTCGGCGAATGGTTCGCGTCGATCGCCAAGCTGAAGACGCTGCCCGACAATTTGCTCGTGCTGCCTGGACACGGCGCGCCGTTCACCGGACTGCGCGCGCGGCTCGATGCGATGGACCGCGAGCATCGCGAACGGCTCGACGAGCTCGAGGCCTTCCTCACCGAACCGCGCCGCGCGGTGGATTGCTTCGGCCGGTTGTTCCGCCGCGCGATCGGGCCGGAGATGCTGGGCATGGCGACCGGCGAGTCGCTCGCGCATCTGCGGCGGCTGGAGGTCGAGGGCAGGGCGGTGCGCGATACCGTCGATGGCGTGTGGTGGTGGCGCGCGACCTGA
- a CDS encoding DUF1013 domain-containing protein: protein MAQPLMPHATASWMVDNTALSFEQIADFCGLHILEVQAIADDTAATKLTGRDPVRAHEVTQDEIDKGSADPDYRLKMIKGPEQVRRTKGPRYTPVSKRQDKPDGISWIIRNHPEISDGAIGLLIGTTRTTIAAIRDRSHWNIANITPKDPVTLGLTTQRELDAAVAKAAKAAGMEAPTDTRLEGDREALLEQLRGERAQAAADAEFVAQGGVLPVKPLFDDPFKR from the coding sequence GTGGCCCAGCCGCTCATGCCCCACGCGACCGCCTCCTGGATGGTCGACAATACCGCGCTCAGCTTCGAACAGATCGCCGATTTCTGCGGGCTGCACATCCTCGAGGTCCAGGCGATCGCCGACGATACCGCCGCGACCAAGCTGACCGGCCGCGATCCGGTTCGCGCGCACGAAGTGACGCAGGACGAGATCGACAAGGGCTCGGCCGATCCCGATTACCGCCTCAAGATGATCAAGGGTCCCGAGCAGGTCCGCCGCACCAAGGGCCCGCGCTACACGCCGGTCAGCAAGCGGCAGGACAAACCCGACGGCATCTCGTGGATCATCCGCAACCACCCCGAGATCAGCGATGGCGCGATCGGCCTGCTGATCGGCACGACGCGCACGACGATCGCCGCGATCCGCGACCGCAGCCACTGGAACATCGCCAACATCACCCCGAAGGACCCGGTGACGCTCGGCCTGACGACGCAGCGCGAGCTCGACGCCGCGGTCGCCAAGGCCGCGAAGGCCGCCGGAATGGAAGCGCCGACCGACACCCGTCTGGAGGGCGACCGCGAGGCGCTGCTCGAGCAGCTCCGCGGCGAGCGCGCACAGGCGGCGGCGGACGCCGAGTTCGTGGCACAGGGCGGCGTCCTGCCGGTCAAGCCGCTGTTCGACGACCCGTTCAAGCGGTGA
- a CDS encoding glycosyltransferase family 4 protein: MRIAIVTDAWSPQVNGVVRTLQAVRAELEAMGHVVLVVSPERFASVPCPTYPEIRLAFARSAAVGRMLAAFGADAIHLATEGPVCLAARTWCLARAIPFTTAYHTQFPDYIAARTGANPEWIWRYIRWFHAPAHAILASTPSVEATLAAHGLNHARAWGRGVDFSLFGMDGARDPAFAELPGPVMLYVGRVAVEKNIEAFLACDHPGTKVVVGDGPARAALVRRFPDVRFLGQRTGCELAAAYRAADVLVFPSRTDTFGLVMIEALACGTPVAAYPVTGPLDVLDERVGAMDADLRTAIAGALTRDRVTCAAYAGRFSWAASARQFLHALVPLQPLALAA; the protein is encoded by the coding sequence ATGCGTATCGCGATCGTCACCGACGCCTGGAGCCCGCAAGTCAACGGGGTCGTCCGCACGCTGCAGGCGGTGCGCGCCGAATTGGAGGCGATGGGGCATGTCGTGCTCGTCGTCTCGCCCGAACGCTTCGCGTCGGTGCCGTGCCCGACCTATCCCGAGATCCGGCTGGCCTTCGCGCGCTCGGCGGCGGTCGGGCGGATGCTCGCCGCATTCGGCGCGGATGCGATCCATCTCGCGACCGAGGGACCCGTATGCCTCGCTGCCCGCACGTGGTGCCTGGCGCGCGCGATCCCGTTCACGACCGCCTATCACACGCAGTTCCCCGACTATATCGCCGCGCGGACCGGCGCGAACCCCGAATGGATATGGCGCTACATCCGCTGGTTCCACGCGCCGGCGCACGCGATCCTGGCGTCGACCCCGTCGGTCGAGGCGACGCTCGCAGCGCACGGGCTGAACCACGCTCGCGCCTGGGGCCGCGGCGTCGACTTCTCGCTGTTCGGGATGGACGGCGCGCGCGACCCGGCGTTCGCCGAGCTGCCCGGCCCGGTAATGCTCTATGTCGGGCGCGTCGCGGTCGAGAAGAACATCGAGGCGTTCCTGGCGTGCGACCATCCCGGCACCAAGGTCGTCGTCGGCGACGGCCCCGCGCGCGCAGCGCTCGTCAGGCGCTTTCCCGATGTGCGCTTCCTCGGCCAGCGCACGGGATGCGAGCTCGCCGCGGCGTACCGCGCCGCCGACGTGCTGGTCTTCCCCAGCCGTACCGACACGTTCGGGCTGGTGATGATCGAGGCGCTGGCGTGCGGCACCCCGGTCGCGGCCTATCCGGTGACCGGGCCGCTCGACGTGCTCGACGAGCGGGTCGGGGCGATGGACGCGGACCTGCGTACCGCGATCGCCGGGGCGCTGACTCGCGACCGCGTGACCTGCGCGGCCTATGCAGGCCGGTTCAGCTGGGCGGCCAGCGCGCGGCAGTTCCTCCACGCGCTGGTGCCGCTGCAACCGCTCGCCCTGGCAGCCTGA
- a CDS encoding UDP-2,3-diacylglucosamine diphosphatase has product MTAELPFDRGIADITAIADFIHSRPAIPERIVERRRFRTIWISDVHLGTRGCNAEMLVDFLDHVDSDTMFLVGDMIDGWRLKKRVYWPAAHNDVVWRLLKRAKRGTRVVYIPGNHDEAFRQFTGLDFGGIAIQRNAVHETADGRRLLVLHGDEFDAITLAHRWLAHVGDAAYTLLMGVNRWVNAARRRLNLPYWSLSKHAKAKVKNAVAFISQFETVVAHAAGLKGVDGVVCGHIHTAEMREIAGVAYFNDGDWVESCTALVEHFDGRMELLHWGDEIAARSRDTVVAIAA; this is encoded by the coding sequence ATGACCGCCGAGTTGCCGTTCGACCGCGGGATCGCCGATATCACCGCCATCGCCGATTTCATCCATTCGCGGCCGGCGATCCCCGAACGGATCGTCGAGCGGCGGCGGTTCCGGACGATCTGGATCTCCGACGTCCATCTCGGCACGCGCGGCTGCAACGCCGAGATGCTGGTCGACTTTCTCGATCACGTCGACAGCGACACGATGTTCCTGGTCGGCGACATGATCGACGGCTGGCGGCTCAAGAAGCGCGTCTATTGGCCGGCCGCGCACAACGACGTCGTCTGGCGGCTGCTCAAGCGGGCCAAGCGCGGCACGCGCGTCGTCTACATCCCCGGCAACCATGACGAAGCGTTCCGCCAGTTCACCGGGCTCGACTTCGGCGGCATCGCGATCCAGCGCAACGCGGTGCACGAGACCGCGGACGGCCGCCGGCTGCTGGTGCTGCACGGCGACGAGTTCGACGCGATCACGCTCGCGCACCGCTGGCTCGCGCATGTCGGCGACGCCGCCTACACGCTGCTGATGGGCGTCAACCGCTGGGTCAACGCCGCGCGCCGCCGGCTCAACCTGCCCTACTGGTCGCTGTCGAAGCATGCCAAGGCCAAGGTCAAGAACGCGGTCGCGTTCATCTCGCAGTTCGAGACCGTCGTCGCGCACGCCGCCGGGCTCAAGGGCGTCGACGGCGTGGTGTGCGGGCACATCCACACCGCCGAGATGCGCGAGATCGCCGGCGTCGCCTATTTCAACGACGGTGACTGGGTCGAGAGCTGCACCGCGCTGGTCGAGCATTTCGACGGGCGGATGGAGCTGCTGCACTGGGGCGACGAGATCGCCGCGCGCAGCCGCGACACCGTCGTCGCGATCGCGGCCTGA
- the alr gene encoding alanine racemase, translating to MTRLTIDLDAIVRNYRCIIALAPGSAVAAVVKADAYGLGAGRVTAALADAGCAHFFVAHLSEVAAVRDAARGAPVYVLNGLAAGAEADCVALGAIPVLNSLVQVAAWRAQGQRLPAILQVDSGMQRLGLSPQEVEALIAAPELLGDIDLRYVMSHLACADEPELAANRWQRDRFAAICAQLPPVPRSFANSGGAFLGTDYHFDLLRPGIALYGGQPRPDVVMEPVVTLTAAIIQTRIVPAGAGIGYGLTAASNTDRIIATIGIGYADGWPRRLGGRGSAFLDGQRVPIVGRVSMDSLLIDVSAVAEAARQPGAPVELLGPHQTVDAVARDADTISYEILTQLGQRYARHYVGGTIGDNPSEIHRRERA from the coding sequence ATGACCCGCTTGACGATCGACCTGGACGCCATCGTCCGCAACTACCGCTGCATCATCGCGCTCGCCCCGGGCAGCGCGGTGGCCGCGGTGGTAAAGGCGGACGCCTATGGCCTCGGCGCGGGGCGGGTCACCGCTGCGCTGGCGGACGCCGGCTGCGCGCACTTCTTCGTCGCGCATCTGTCGGAGGTGGCGGCGGTCCGCGACGCGGCGCGCGGCGCCCCCGTCTACGTCCTCAACGGCCTTGCCGCGGGGGCCGAAGCGGATTGCGTCGCGCTCGGCGCGATCCCCGTCCTCAACTCGCTCGTGCAGGTCGCCGCGTGGCGCGCGCAGGGGCAACGCCTGCCCGCGATCCTCCAGGTCGATTCGGGGATGCAGCGTCTCGGGCTTTCGCCGCAGGAGGTCGAGGCGCTGATCGCGGCGCCCGAGCTGCTGGGCGACATCGATCTGCGCTACGTCATGAGCCACCTCGCCTGTGCCGACGAACCCGAGCTCGCCGCCAATCGCTGGCAGCGCGATCGCTTCGCGGCGATCTGCGCGCAGCTGCCGCCGGTACCGCGATCGTTCGCCAATTCGGGCGGCGCGTTCCTCGGCACCGACTATCATTTCGACCTGCTGCGCCCCGGCATCGCGCTGTACGGCGGGCAGCCGCGGCCCGACGTCGTGATGGAGCCCGTCGTCACGCTGACCGCCGCGATCATCCAGACGCGCATCGTCCCCGCGGGCGCAGGCATCGGCTACGGCCTGACCGCCGCGAGCAACACCGACCGCATCATCGCGACGATCGGGATCGGCTATGCGGATGGCTGGCCGCGCCGACTGGGCGGGCGCGGATCGGCGTTTCTGGACGGGCAGCGCGTGCCGATCGTCGGCCGCGTCTCGATGGACAGCCTGCTGATCGACGTCAGCGCGGTCGCCGAAGCGGCGCGTCAGCCCGGCGCGCCGGTCGAACTGCTCGGCCCCCACCAGACCGTCGACGCGGTCGCGCGCGATGCCGACACGATATCGTACGAAATCCTGACCCAACTTGGGCAACGCTACGCCCGACACTATGTCGGTGGGACCATCGGAGACAATCCGAGCGAGATCCATCGGAGAGAAAGAGCATGA
- a CDS encoding D-amino acid dehydrogenase, translating to MKVLVLGSGVIGVTSAWYLQEAGHEVTVVDRQPAPAMETSFANAGEISPGYASPWAAPGIPAKAMKWLFMQHAPLILRPRADMAMMRWLFAMLRNCTAERYAINKRRMVRVAEYSRDRLIDLRHSTGIAYDERMQGTLQLFRDAKQLDGMAKDIEVLAADGVPFEVLDRAGCIAIEPGLANSAAPIAGGLRLPNDETGDCFKFTNALAKLAAARGVTFIQNRTIEGLTSEKGKITGVVTDGGVMTADAYVVATGPHSPQIVKSLGLKVPVFPVKGYSITVPITNAARAPESTLLDESYKVAITRLGDRIRVGGMAEISGYNNALPEARRATLEHSVGTLFPGAGDLSAASYWSGLRPMTPDSTPIIGPTRYPNLFLNTGHGTLGWTMACGSGRIIADIVSGHTPNIEVEDLALSRYN from the coding sequence ATGAAAGTCCTCGTCCTAGGCAGCGGCGTGATCGGCGTCACATCGGCCTGGTACCTGCAGGAAGCCGGCCATGAGGTGACGGTCGTCGACCGCCAGCCCGCGCCCGCGATGGAGACGAGCTTCGCCAATGCTGGCGAGATCTCACCAGGCTATGCCTCGCCCTGGGCGGCGCCGGGAATCCCCGCAAAAGCGATGAAATGGCTGTTCATGCAGCACGCCCCGCTGATTCTGCGGCCGCGGGCGGACATGGCGATGATGCGTTGGCTGTTCGCGATGCTGCGCAACTGCACCGCCGAGCGCTATGCGATCAACAAGCGCCGGATGGTGCGGGTCGCCGAATATAGCCGCGATCGGCTGATCGACCTGCGCCATAGCACCGGCATTGCCTATGACGAGCGGATGCAGGGCACGCTGCAGTTGTTCCGCGATGCCAAGCAGCTCGACGGCATGGCCAAGGACATCGAAGTGCTCGCCGCCGACGGCGTGCCGTTCGAGGTGCTCGACCGCGCCGGCTGTATCGCGATCGAGCCGGGGCTCGCCAACAGCGCGGCCCCGATCGCCGGTGGGCTGCGGCTGCCCAACGACGAGACCGGCGACTGCTTCAAGTTCACCAACGCGCTGGCGAAGCTGGCGGCGGCGCGCGGCGTGACCTTCATCCAGAACCGCACGATCGAGGGACTGACGTCGGAAAAGGGCAAGATCACCGGCGTCGTCACCGATGGCGGCGTGATGACCGCGGACGCCTATGTCGTCGCGACCGGCCCGCATTCGCCGCAGATCGTCAAGTCGCTGGGCCTGAAGGTACCTGTCTTTCCAGTAAAGGGCTATTCGATCACCGTGCCGATCACCAACGCCGCGCGCGCGCCCGAATCGACTCTGCTCGACGAGAGCTACAAGGTCGCGATCACGCGGCTGGGCGACCGGATCCGCGTCGGCGGGATGGCGGAGATCTCGGGCTACAACAACGCCCTGCCCGAGGCGCGGCGCGCGACGCTGGAGCATTCGGTCGGCACGCTGTTCCCCGGCGCGGGCGATCTGTCCGCCGCGAGCTACTGGTCCGGCCTGCGGCCGATGACGCCCGACAGCACGCCGATCATCGGCCCGACGCGCTATCCCAACCTGTTTCTCAACACCGGCCACGGCACGCTCGGCTGGACGATGGCGTGCGGGTCGGGCCGCATCATCGCCGACATCGTCAGCGGCCATACCCCCAATATCGAGGTCGAAGACCTCGCGCTCTCGCGCTACAACTAG
- a CDS encoding RidA family protein has protein sequence MTITRIDTDARMSQAVIHGDTIYLAGQVGEPGQDVAEQTRTALAEVDALLAQAGSDKSKLLMVTIWLADMADFAAMNAVWDPWIAGVAAPARATGEAKLASPDYKVEIIAVAARG, from the coding sequence ATGACGATCACCCGCATCGATACCGACGCCCGCATGAGCCAGGCCGTGATTCACGGCGACACCATCTACCTGGCCGGCCAGGTCGGCGAGCCCGGCCAGGACGTCGCCGAACAGACCCGCACCGCGCTCGCCGAGGTCGACGCGCTGCTGGCTCAGGCCGGCAGCGACAAGTCGAAGCTGCTGATGGTGACGATCTGGCTCGCCGACATGGCCGACTTCGCCGCGATGAACGCGGTGTGGGATCCGTGGATCGCCGGGGTCGCGGCGCCGGCCCGCGCGACCGGCGAGGCGAAGCTCGCATCGCCGGACTACAAGGTCGAGATCATCGCGGTCGCGGCGCGGGGCTGA